AATCGTGCatggaggagagaatgaaGGCGAACGGTTCATACAGTAACAGCAGCCAAAAACAGAAAATCCAAATTATTCTCCTCGGTCTCCCCCTCGTCCAGCCGGATGAGAATATATACCGACAGCGCTTGCATTGCACCTAGCAGTTCCCATCTATTTAGCTTGGAATGGTAATCTGCAGAGCATATCTTGGTACATTCGGTCCGGACATGCTCCCAGAATGACTTTCTGCTTTTGCCAGGGGAGGTGTTGAGTGTTTGAACCAGGGTGATGCAGTTAGCTAGCAGATTGTAGGtattatagttattctgGAATTCGTTATTcggagagagagatggatGTGCGAGCGAATGAGGATGGATAAATGGTGGGAGGGTATTCTCGCGCAGCATCATCAGGAGGTAGGATTTGAGGGTGTGCAGGATGAGGGTTGTTGTCCTCTTCCCGCCGGTATTCGATTCCGGTCGATAaacgagaagacgaggaaggctTGGGAGGGATGGAATTGTCAATTGAGGATACAGATTTTGCTGGGTTTGGACTTCGCCGGCTGAGGGGGGAGAAGGTGTTGTGCCGAGTAAAGTGGGTATTGGATGCTGGTATTCAGCAGGCTTTTCGTTTGACTGGAGAATAGGGTTCAGAAAGTCAAAACCGACAAAGTCAAGTGCGAGGCCAGTATCATAATTATCCCAATTGAGGTGTTCGACTTGGACTTCCCCTGCTACTCCGATATCCACAACCCCCCGATGCCCAGGGTCTGTTATGGTGAGCGCAGGGTCCGCTCCACGAGGAGATCTGGAATCGGCAGTAGAATCTGTCGTCGAAGGGATATCGCTAGTCTTATTTCTTGAGGTCAAGCTTGGATAATGGCATTCCACACCCTTGGCTGAACATCTGGAGCACTCGGGCCGTCTGTTATCACACCGGGCCTTCCGCCGCGCGCAGGCAATACAAGACCGGGACCTCTGAGTCGGCCCGGCTCGTCTAGAGCGGCAATAGTATCCATGCCTCTTTAGCGTCGATTCTAGAAATCGTCAGCAGTGGGATTAGAGGCAGATGAATGTGAACGCACGCTTGTTGAACGGCTT
This genomic interval from Aspergillus puulaauensis MK2 DNA, chromosome 7, nearly complete sequence contains the following:
- a CDS encoding Zn(II)2Cys6 transcription factor domain-containing protein (COG:S;~EggNog:ENOG410PS28;~InterPro:IPR036864,IPR001138;~PFAM:PF00172;~go_function: GO:0000981 - DNA-binding transcription factor activity, RNA polymerase II-specific [Evidence IEA];~go_function: GO:0008270 - zinc ion binding [Evidence IEA];~go_process: GO:0006355 - regulation of transcription, DNA-templated [Evidence IEA]), with product MDAEREIQSVLRCGLCNKPFNKQSTLKRHGYYCRSRRAGPTQRSRSCIACARRKARCDNRRPECSRCSAKGVECHYPSLTSRNKTSDIPSTTDSTADSRSPRGADPALTITDPGHRGVVDIGVAGEVQVEHLNWDNYDTGLALDFVGFDFLNPILQSNEKPAEYQHPIPTLLGTTPSPPSAGEVQTQQNLYPQLTIPSLPSLPRLLVYRPESNTGGKRTTTLILHTLKSYLLMMLRENTLPPFIHPHSLAHPSLSPNNEFQNNYNTYNLLANCITLVQTLNTSPGKSRKSFWEHVRTECTKICSADYHSKLNRWELLGAMQALSVYILIRLDEGETEENNLDFLFLAAVTAIAQQLCSDDVAHDVTSGLYDDEGMTWKGWVFEESRRRLSIIYRVLNMLVYFEPAARCDLPTDLILAPLPAKKPLWEANDEVVWKAETERDPRLHQTAFGIAASGSLVRLDKGHGRGELHRRDDVLSHTVLDVGVVSRSPADWEEWCSGMDGFGGLVMLAASLVV